The window CCCGCGCTGTCGCTGCCCGCAGGCTTTGATGCGGCAGGTTTGCCCGTAGGCGCACAATTAATCGGCAATTATTTTAGTGAAGCCAAGCTGTTGGGCGCGGCACACCAAATCCAATTGCACAGTAGTTGGCACCAAAACGCGCCCGGATAAGTCCTAACGGACAACGGCATTACAGCATACGCGCCGAAAGGTTTTCCGCTTCGGCGCGTCCAAAATAAAAACAAGCAACAAACATTCCACTGCCGCTGTTCCACATGGAATACATTATGAACATACACCCTATTCCGTTCAACTACGCCAGCAGCCGCTACACGCTGCCTGCTTTATCGGTCTTCGTTCTCACCATCTTATTGGCTGCCGTGTTATCAGGCAGTTATGCTTATTCCAGCAAACTCAACCGCTTTACCGCACAAATCGACACCGTAAACAAACTGAGCGATGCCGTTCATCAAATCAACCTGTCGGTTGAATACCTGTCGGCAGGCAAACGCATCAGCGACGGACACATCAATGCCCTGCAGGAAACCGCACAGCAGGCAGACAAGCTGTTTTCCGCATTAAAAGAAGAAGAAAGCCCGTCCCGATTGGAGCAATCCGTTGCCGAACACCTCAAGCCTTTGGAAAACATCTGGCAGGAATACCGCCGCAACCTGCCCGCAATCGGACAAACCGCCGTCAAAAACCAGCAGATGCTGCACCAATTAAACGAATACGCCCGCCGTTCGCAAAAACTGCGCAACGATTCCCTGCAAGCCTTGCGCACCTCGCTGCTGGAAGAATCGCGCAGCGCCGCTTCCGTTTCGCAAATCCTGCATTTTTTGGGTGCGCTGCTGATTTTTACCGGCGTGTGCCTGTTTGCCTTTCACTTTATCAAACAAACCGGCATTGACCGCGAAGCCGAAGCCGTGCGTTTGGAAACAGACGAAATTCTCGACACCCTTTCTGAAGGGCTGTTTTTGCTGGATAAAGACATGATGATTGGCACACAGCAGTCCAAAATGCTGCACACCCTGCTGCCGCAAATTGGCGACGGCGGACAAAACTTTATGGATTTGGCTGCCGAAATCCTGCCCGACCGCCGCAAACTCAGTGCCGTAAAAATGTTTATCGAGCAACTCTACAACCCCCGCGTGGTAGAACGCCTGATTTACGGGCTCAATCCCATGCGTAAAGTAGAAGTACCGCTCAAACGCGACTCTGACGAAAAACACGTTTTGGGTTTTCATTTTACCCGCGTGATTAAAGACAAAAAAATTGTTAAAGTGCTGGTAAGCGTGCGCGATTTAACCGATACCGTGCGTATTGAATCGCGCCTGCAACGCGAACAAGAACAAAACGACCTGCAAATTGAAATGATTAGCCGCATGCTCAATGCCGATGAAAGCATTATGCGCAGCTTTTTGCACGCCTCGTTAAAGCAACTGGCACAAATCAACAATATTTTGAAAAATCCGGGCAACAATGCCGAAGATTTGCGTAATAAAGCCCGCTTAATCAGTCAGGAAATCCATGCGTTTAAAGGCGAAGCCTCGGTGCTGAACATGAGTGCCTTTGTGCTGGCAGCCGAAGCCTTTGAAGACATTATCCAGCAGCTGCGGCAAAAACGTCCGATTACGGGTAACGACTTTCTGCCATTGGTGGTGGAACTGGAAAGCCTGTTGGAAAAAGTGGCGCAGGCAGAAGAATTGCACCGCAAAATCACCGGACGACTCAACAATCCCGCCGCCTTACCCACTGCCGCTACCGCCACCGATTTAGGCACGCTGTTCGGACGTTTTGTCGTGAATATGGGCTACCGCCACAATAAGAGCGTGATTATGGAAACGGGCGGATTGGAATAC is drawn from Conchiformibius steedae and contains these coding sequences:
- a CDS encoding ATP-binding protein → MNIHPIPFNYASSRYTLPALSVFVLTILLAAVLSGSYAYSSKLNRFTAQIDTVNKLSDAVHQINLSVEYLSAGKRISDGHINALQETAQQADKLFSALKEEESPSRLEQSVAEHLKPLENIWQEYRRNLPAIGQTAVKNQQMLHQLNEYARRSQKLRNDSLQALRTSLLEESRSAASVSQILHFLGALLIFTGVCLFAFHFIKQTGIDREAEAVRLETDEILDTLSEGLFLLDKDMMIGTQQSKMLHTLLPQIGDGGQNFMDLAAEILPDRRKLSAVKMFIEQLYNPRVVERLIYGLNPMRKVEVPLKRDSDEKHVLGFHFTRVIKDKKIVKVLVSVRDLTDTVRIESRLQREQEQNDLQIEMISRMLNADESIMRSFLHASLKQLAQINNILKNPGNNAEDLRNKARLISQEIHAFKGEASVLNMSAFVLAAEAFEDIIQQLRQKRPITGNDFLPLVVELESLLEKVAQAEELHRKITGRLNNPAALPTAATATDLGTLFGRFVVNMGYRHNKSVIMETGGLEYLKQDSPTFPAVKDIIIQILRNAVVHGIEPVRVRTLNGKPTEGRIRLNVSRVENKLRILIEDDGRGIDWNAVRAKAVQMQIAPLEEVTNWPESKLYSLLFRLGFSTLPESNQDAGRGIGMDIVRARIQTLHGRISITTETGKFSCFVITFPIPTK